The Streptomyces sp. NBC_00162 sequence GTGGTTACGGTGCTCATGCCGCGACCTCCTCGGTCATCTCGGTGGGCTTCTGGCCGGTGATCGACAGGAACACCTCGTCCAGGCTGGGCAGGTAGGTGCCGAGGTCGGCGATCGCGTACCCGCGGGCGGCCAGCAGGCCGACCACGGCGGTCAGCTGCTCGTCGCTCAGGATCGGGACCAGCAGGACGCCCTCGTCCGGGACGGCCTGGGAGCCGGCCACGCCGTCGAGCCCGGCCTCGGCCAGCGAGCGGGCCATGCCCGGCAGGTCGGAGGAGTCCACCGGGCGGATCTTCAGGGTGCGGCCGCCGACCCGGGCCTTCAGCTCGTCGACCTTGCCGTTGGCGATGACCTTGCCGCGGTCGATGACCGTCAGCTCGCTGGCGAGCTGCTCGGCCTCCTCCATGTACTGGGTGGTGAGCAGCACGGTGGCGCCCTCGGCGACCAGACGCTGGACCTCGTCCCAGACCTCGTTGCGGGTACGGGGGTCCAGACCGGTGGTCGGCTCGTCCAGGTACAGGACGGCCGGGTTGCCGATCAGCGAGGCCGCCAGGTCGAGGCGGCGGCGCATACCGCCCGAGTAGTTCATGGCGGCCTTCTTCGCCGCCTCGGTCAGGGAGAACCGCTCCAGCATCTCGTCCGCACGGGTCCGGGCGTCCTTGCGGGACAGGTCGAGCAGCCGCCCGATCATGTAGAGGTTCTCCCAGCCGGAGAGCTTCTCGTCGACCGAGGCGTACTGGCCGGTCAGGCCGATGGTGCGGCGCAGCTGCCGCGGCTGGCGGACCACGTCGTAACCGGCGACGGTCGCGGTCCCGGCGTCCGGGATGATCAGGGTGGACAGGCAGCGCACCAGGGTGGTCTTGCCGGCTCCGTTGGGTCCGAGGACCCCGAGGACCGTGCCCTCGCGGACGTCCAGGTCGACACCGTCCAGGGCCTTGGTCTCGCCGTAGTGCTTCACCAGCCCCCGTACTTCCACGGCGTGGGGGTTCTTGTCGTTTCGCGTCATGTCCACCATGGGACCAGCCGCCACTGACAAAGCACCGACAGCCGACCGACAGTGGACCGACGGGCAGCCGACAGGCAGCCGACGGCCCGCCGACGTCGCGTCGGCGGGCCGTCGGGAACGCGCTACCCGATCAGTGGAAGGCGTGCTCCGCCTGCGGGAACGTTCCGCCCACCACGTCCTCGGCGAAGGCCTTCGCCGCGTCGTTCATGGTCTGGCGCAGGTTCGCGTACTGCTTCACGAACTTCGGCATCTTCCCGCCGGTCAGACCCATCATGTCGGTCCACACCAGCACCTGCGCGTCGCACTCCGAGCCCGCGCCGATGCCGACCGTCGGGATGTGCAGGGACCGGGTGACCTCGGCGGCCAGCTCGGCCGGAACCAGCTCCAGCACCACCGCGAAGGCTCCCGCGTCCTGCGCCGCCTTGGCGTCCCGCAGCAGCTGGTGCGCGGCCTCGTCGCCACGGCCCTGCACGCGGTAGCCCATGGCGTTGACCGACTGCGGGGTCAGGCCCAGGTGGGACATGACCGGGATGCCGGCCTGCACGATCAGCTCGGTCTGGTGCAGCGAGCGCTCGCCGCCCTCCAGCTTCACCGCTCCGACGCCGGCCTCCTTGACGAGGCGGGTGGCACTGCGCAGCGCCTGCACGGCGCCTTCCTGGTACGAGCCGAACGGCATGTCGCCGATGACGAGGGCGCGGCTCGTGCCCCGTACGACGGCTGCCGACAGCATGGTCATCTGGTCCATCGTGACCGGAACGGTGGTCTCGTAGCCCAGGTGGCAGTTGCCCATGGAGTCGCCGACGAGGATCACCGGGATGCCGGCCTCGTCGAAGACGGACGCGGTCATCGCGTCGTAAGCGGTGAGCATGGGCCACTTCTCGCCGCGTTCCTTGGCGAGGGTCAGGTCGCGGATGGTGATGCGCCGGGTGCCCGTGCCTCCGTACAGGGTGGTGGAGCCCGACGGAGATGCTGCTGCGGGTTCGCGGGCAGGCGAAACGGCATGCGTCATTGCAACTGCTCCTTGTGTCATCTCGAGGCGCCCTTACGGCGTCCCCGGACTTACCCACCATCGTCGCATCCGCGCGGCCCGCGGCGGAAGTGGTGCGGGGCGCGGGCGCGGCCGCACGAGGGCGGCGCGAGGCCCGCACGACACTCCCTCGGCCCAATGTGCGCGTTTCGTGACAAGCGGAACCCCTGGCGTACGGCCGTTCGTCCTCCGGGGCGAACGGCCGCGACAGGCGGTCGTGACGTAGCGCACGGAAGGCTCCGTACATCGCCTAGGGTCAAGAGGCGGGGACGGAGCGCGAGCACGGCAGTGAGGGCAGCGGCATGGCACAGGCGTACATGACGGAAAAGGGAAACGGCGGCTCGGAGCCCGAGCCCTCCGAATCCCGCTTCCGACGCCGGCTGGCCGAACTGAGAGGTGACCGGGGAATCTGGCGGCGCGGGCTGGTGCTGGCCGCGATCTCCGTACTGATCGCGCTGATCATGATCTTCCACGCGCAGGTACCCAACGACGTGGGCAACCTCGGCAGCCTCACGGAGACCTTCCTGCCCTGGCTGGGCCTGGCCGTCCCGGTGCTGCTGGCCGCCGCGGTGTTCCGCCGGTCGGCGACCGCGCTCATCGCGATACTGCTGACGGCCGTGGTCTGGACGAACCTGTTCGGCGGTCTGGTCACCGACAAGTCCGGCTCCGGCGGCAACCTGATGGTCGCCACCCACAACGTGGACGCCGACAACGCCGACCCGCGCGGGACCGCCGAGTCCGTGGCGAAGTCGGGGGCCGACGTGCTGGCCCTGACCGAGCTCAAGGGGAGCGTCGTCCCCGTCTACGAGAAGGCCCTGGCGGGCGCGTACAAGTACCACTCGGTCGAGGG is a genomic window containing:
- a CDS encoding endonuclease/exonuclease/phosphatase family protein; translated protein: MAQAYMTEKGNGGSEPEPSESRFRRRLAELRGDRGIWRRGLVLAAISVLIALIMIFHAQVPNDVGNLGSLTETFLPWLGLAVPVLLAAAVFRRSATALIAILLTAVVWTNLFGGLVTDKSGSGGNLMVATHNVDADNADPRGTAESVAKSGADVLALTELKGSVVPVYEKALAGAYKYHSVEGTVGVWSRYPLTASSPVDIKMGWTRSMRTTVDTPQGQVAVFVAHLPSVRVKLNAGFTANQRDNSADALGAALAAEPLKKVILLGDLNGTMNDRALSEVTSQMRSTQGAAGDGFGFSWPAQFPMARIDQIMVRGIKPDASWTLPRTSSDHLPIAARLTV
- the panB gene encoding 3-methyl-2-oxobutanoate hydroxymethyltransferase — translated: MTHAVSPAREPAAASPSGSTTLYGGTGTRRITIRDLTLAKERGEKWPMLTAYDAMTASVFDEAGIPVILVGDSMGNCHLGYETTVPVTMDQMTMLSAAVVRGTSRALVIGDMPFGSYQEGAVQALRSATRLVKEAGVGAVKLEGGERSLHQTELIVQAGIPVMSHLGLTPQSVNAMGYRVQGRGDEAAHQLLRDAKAAQDAGAFAVVLELVPAELAAEVTRSLHIPTVGIGAGSECDAQVLVWTDMMGLTGGKMPKFVKQYANLRQTMNDAAKAFAEDVVGGTFPQAEHAFH
- a CDS encoding ATP-binding cassette domain-containing protein; its protein translation is MVDMTRNDKNPHAVEVRGLVKHYGETKALDGVDLDVREGTVLGVLGPNGAGKTTLVRCLSTLIIPDAGTATVAGYDVVRQPRQLRRTIGLTGQYASVDEKLSGWENLYMIGRLLDLSRKDARTRADEMLERFSLTEAAKKAAMNYSGGMRRRLDLAASLIGNPAVLYLDEPTTGLDPRTRNEVWDEVQRLVAEGATVLLTTQYMEEAEQLASELTVIDRGKVIANGKVDELKARVGGRTLKIRPVDSSDLPGMARSLAEAGLDGVAGSQAVPDEGVLLVPILSDEQLTAVVGLLAARGYAIADLGTYLPSLDEVFLSITGQKPTEMTEEVAA